The proteins below come from a single Treponema phagedenis genomic window:
- a CDS encoding V-type ATP synthase subunit D: MARLQIAPTKSNLLALNDQLAVAQNGYDLLEQKREILVMELMKMVEKVKLLEQDIEKQIEIAYPSLRRMFIAVGRNQTERIAQTAKYQFDLSEKTVFIAGMHFSTLDVELPKRKLNYSYLNTFADCDKVMVDFFELLRLLTEMASIRTIVWRLAREVKKTQRRVNALDKQIIPKTQETKVYIESILEERERENVFVLKALKAKKERRFDEQAN, translated from the coding sequence ATGGCAAGATTACAGATTGCGCCGACAAAATCAAATTTATTGGCTCTTAATGATCAGCTTGCGGTAGCTCAAAACGGGTATGACTTGCTTGAGCAAAAACGTGAAATTCTGGTTATGGAGTTGATGAAAATGGTAGAAAAAGTAAAGCTTCTTGAACAGGATATTGAAAAACAAATAGAAATAGCCTATCCTTCGTTGCGCAGAATGTTTATTGCGGTAGGAAGAAATCAAACGGAAAGAATTGCACAAACGGCAAAATATCAATTTGATTTAAGCGAAAAAACGGTGTTTATTGCCGGAATGCATTTTTCAACACTTGATGTAGAATTGCCGAAAAGAAAATTGAATTATTCCTACTTAAATACTTTTGCCGATTGTGATAAGGTGATGGTGGATTTTTTTGAATTATTAAGATTGCTTACGGAGATGGCTTCAATTAGAACAATCGTCTGGCGGCTTGCCCGAGAAGTTAAAAAGACTCAGCGGCGGGTCAATGCACTTGATAAACAAATAATTCCCAAAACGCAAGAAACAAAAGTGTATATTGAAAGTATTCTTGAAGAGCGAGAACGTGAAAATGTATTTGTTCTTAAAGCCTTAAAGGCAAAAAAAGAAAGGAGATTCGATGAACAAGCAAACTGA
- a CDS encoding universal stress protein, translating into MIQPLFKDIIVLVTGSESSINAVKYAIIMAKQYNCHVHAVYVVDTATINQLTLNKIFIEEESKEYEQSLEATGKRFLSYVETIGTEKDVKIETELRRGAVWTETLTAAKEKEADLILIGDTESHHKASRDIVSITVNSIILHAHCSVLLVKNEDVGQLYKLLD; encoded by the coding sequence ATGATACAGCCTTTGTTTAAGGATATCATAGTCTTGGTAACCGGAAGTGAATCATCGATAAATGCGGTGAAATATGCAATAATTATGGCAAAACAGTATAATTGTCATGTCCACGCAGTTTATGTTGTAGATACTGCAACCATTAACCAGCTTACTCTCAATAAAATTTTTATTGAAGAAGAAAGTAAAGAATACGAGCAAAGTTTGGAAGCAACCGGCAAACGGTTCCTTTCATACGTAGAAACAATCGGCACGGAAAAAGACGTAAAAATTGAAACAGAGCTGCGCCGCGGTGCGGTATGGACAGAAACGCTGACCGCCGCAAAAGAAAAAGAAGCAGACCTCATTCTTATCGGTGATACCGAATCGCATCACAAAGCTTCCCGCGATATTGTGTCGATAACCGTAAACAGCATTATCCTGCATGCGCATTGTTCGGTATTACTGGTAAAAAATGAAGATGTAGGCCAGCTATATAAGCTATTGGATTAA
- the rplJ gene encoding 50S ribosomal protein L10: MAMRAHKPQPAKTAAIENITKDLQSASSYIFTEYRGLTVEQITELRKKLRESSCTYKVVRNNFARIAFDSIEIDAKEYLIGPTAVALVDTEEANTAAKVLFEFAKEAPSLVIKGAIVDGEVYDSAKIEAYSKLPGKKELISMFMSTINATTSKFVRTLQAIVDKGDASGEKPVEQAASAAENSEEKPAEATEPNTSAAESSEKAASEEK; the protein is encoded by the coding sequence ATGGCAATGCGAGCACATAAACCACAGCCAGCAAAAACGGCTGCAATTGAAAATATTACTAAAGATTTGCAATCTGCATCCTCCTATATTTTTACCGAATACCGAGGGTTGACGGTTGAGCAAATTACCGAATTAAGAAAAAAACTCCGGGAAAGTTCTTGTACCTATAAGGTTGTTCGCAATAATTTTGCAAGAATCGCTTTTGATTCAATTGAGATTGATGCAAAAGAATACCTGATAGGGCCGACCGCGGTTGCGCTTGTTGATACGGAAGAAGCAAATACTGCTGCAAAAGTTCTATTTGAATTTGCAAAAGAAGCTCCTTCTCTTGTAATTAAAGGCGCAATTGTTGACGGTGAAGTGTATGATTCTGCAAAAATAGAAGCATACTCAAAGCTGCCCGGAAAAAAAGAACTTATTTCCATGTTTATGTCTACAATCAATGCGACAACATCCAAATTTGTGCGCACATTGCAGGCAATTGTGGATAAGGGAGATGCTTCTGGTGAGAAGCCTGTTGAGCAAGCTGCTTCCGCAGCAGAAAATTCTGAGGAAAAACCTGCTGAAGCTACTGAGCCGAATACCTCTGCAGCTGAAAGCTCTGAAAAAGCGGCTTCTGAGGAAAAATAA
- the rplA gene encoding 50S ribosomal protein L1, protein MKRGKNYKNAVAKYDRNEVFDLQKAVALVKELKFAKFDETVEVHVSLKLLKNQTVRDTVVLPNQFKGEKKILVFCKDDRVQEALDAGAAYAGADEYIDKVKGGWLDFDVAVATPDMMKDVGRLGMILGRRGLMPNPKTGTVTPDFVTAINELKKGRVDFRADKTGVIHLAVGKTSMDSDKIVENIETFLAEMSRKKPTDAKADFVQSVSISSTMGPGVWVDYRIGE, encoded by the coding sequence ATGAAACGAGGTAAGAATTATAAAAACGCAGTTGCCAAATACGACAGAAACGAGGTCTTTGATTTGCAAAAAGCGGTTGCTTTGGTAAAAGAACTTAAATTTGCAAAGTTCGATGAAACTGTCGAAGTGCATGTAAGTTTAAAATTATTGAAAAATCAAACTGTACGCGATACCGTTGTTTTACCCAATCAGTTTAAGGGTGAGAAAAAAATACTCGTTTTTTGCAAAGATGATCGAGTGCAGGAAGCTTTGGATGCCGGTGCTGCATATGCCGGTGCCGATGAGTACATTGACAAGGTAAAAGGCGGTTGGCTTGACTTTGATGTTGCCGTTGCAACACCCGATATGATGAAAGATGTCGGTCGTTTGGGTATGATTCTCGGACGAAGAGGGTTAATGCCTAACCCTAAAACCGGAACTGTTACTCCTGATTTTGTTACCGCGATCAATGAACTTAAAAAAGGCCGTGTTGATTTCCGCGCGGATAAAACAGGTGTTATCCACCTCGCAGTTGGAAAAACCTCAATGGATTCTGATAAGATTGTTGAAAATATTGAGACTTTCTTAGCTGAAATGAGCAGAAAAAAGCCAACAGATGCAAAGGCTGATTTTGTACAGTCTGTTTCAATCAGTTCTACAATGGGGCCGGGCGTCTGGGTTGACTACCGGATAGGAGAGTAA
- the rpoC gene encoding DNA-directed RNA polymerase subunit beta' — MRDIQDFDSLKMKLASPETIRAWSYGEVKKPETINYRTLRPERDGLFCERIFGTTKEWECFCGKFKSIRYKGVICDRCGVEVTHFKVRRERMGHIELAAPVSHIWYYRSVPSRMGLLLDLQVAALRSVLYYEKYIVIEPGDTDLKKNQLLTEDEYSGAQERYGGGFTAGMGAEAIKTLLQNLNLDELAAELRVKMIEKGAKSDKRLLRRIELVENFRVSGNKPEWMILNVIPVIPPDLRPMVQLDGGRFATSDLNDLYRRVIHRNSRLTRLMDLKAPDIIIRNEKRMLQEAVDALFDNSKRKPAIKGASNRPLKSISDMLKGKQGRFRQNLLGKRVDYSGRSVIVVGPELKLWQCGLPTKMALELFKPFIMKKLVEKEIVSNIKKAKILVEQESPKVFNVLDEVVSEHPVMLNRAPTLHRLGIQAFEPVLVEGKAIKLHPLVCKPFNADFDGDQMAIHVPLTQAAQMECWTLMLSSRNLLDPANGKTIVYPSQDMVLGLFYLTKAHNLKEGELPRRFSSVDEVMMAAENGVIGWQQQIQVRYKKCNNELVTTTPGRLVFNEEMPEEIPFVNDLLDDKRIRSLIETVFAKQGSWLAVQMLDKLKSVGYKYATFFGATLSMDDIIIPDQKTEMLEKANKEVLSIYNQYRGGHITQEERYNRVVEVWSKTNEKLTDLMMETLSNDKDGFNTINMMVASGARGSKNQVRQLAGMRGLMAKSNGDIIELPIRSNFKEGLNVIEFFISTNGARKGLADTALKTSEAGYLTRRLVDIAQDVVVNEEDCGTINGIDYRAVKSGDEIIESLAERIVGKYTLERVVHPITHELLIDVNEYITDEIAEKIEEAGVESLKLRTVLTCESKHGVCVKCYGRNLARNKIVEIGEAVGIIAAQSIGQPGTQLTMRTFQVGGTASSTTEENRISFKYPIIAKDIQGTNVKLENGSMLFTRRGYLIFEKVLAEYELDEGAEALVKDNARVLKGDSVYKSSNQETVLAEINGFARIIDSTIYLVGTEQKAEIRNGSEVSIKIGGYIPAGATIAIFDPFNDPILAEQDGFVRYEDIIPGSTVSEDINEETGVIERHITELKTDTQLQPRVFISDESGNALGFYYLPGGAQLMVEEGKQIKAGSVIARIAKAAVKTLDITGGLPRVSELFEARRPKNPAVLAQVSGTVAFKGLLKGKRIIIVRDYYGKDYKHFVPMGKRLLVRDGDTVEAGERLCDGNLDPHDILAILGENALQNYLMNEIRDVYRVQGVSINDKHIGIIVRQMLRKIEVVSVGDTRFIYEQQVDKYRFHEENKRVQAEGGQSAVARPMFQGITKAALNIDSFISAASFQETNKVLTNAAIAGAVDNLRGLKENVIIGHPIPAGTGMKQYRSIKLFDKNKSDLDLQMEEIIKRRKLEEEALAQMSASNIDFDSDNEADADSDFDDEKNNE; from the coding sequence ATGAGGGATATACAAGACTTTGACAGTTTAAAAATGAAACTTGCTTCTCCTGAAACCATTCGAGCATGGTCTTACGGAGAAGTAAAAAAACCGGAAACTATCAATTATCGTACACTACGGCCCGAACGAGACGGGCTTTTTTGTGAACGCATTTTCGGTACAACAAAAGAATGGGAATGTTTTTGCGGAAAATTTAAATCAATCCGATATAAGGGAGTAATCTGCGATCGCTGCGGTGTTGAAGTTACTCACTTTAAGGTGCGCCGCGAGCGGATGGGGCATATTGAATTGGCTGCTCCTGTTTCTCATATTTGGTATTACCGCTCGGTGCCGAGCAGAATGGGACTTTTGCTTGATTTGCAAGTGGCTGCACTCCGTTCCGTACTCTATTATGAAAAATACATTGTAATTGAGCCGGGCGATACCGACCTTAAAAAGAACCAGCTGCTCACCGAAGACGAATATAGCGGCGCCCAGGAACGATACGGCGGAGGCTTTACTGCCGGAATGGGAGCAGAAGCTATTAAAACTTTGCTGCAAAACCTTAACCTTGATGAGCTTGCGGCGGAACTTCGGGTAAAAATGATCGAAAAGGGCGCAAAAAGCGATAAGCGTCTTTTACGAAGAATTGAGCTTGTTGAAAATTTCAGAGTTTCTGGCAACAAGCCCGAGTGGATGATCTTAAATGTTATTCCGGTTATTCCGCCCGATTTGCGCCCGATGGTACAGCTTGACGGCGGGCGCTTTGCAACCTCAGACTTAAACGATCTTTATCGTCGCGTAATACATCGGAACAGCCGCTTAACCAGATTAATGGATCTCAAAGCGCCCGATATCATTATCCGCAATGAAAAGCGTATGTTGCAAGAAGCGGTTGACGCGCTTTTTGATAACTCAAAGCGAAAACCTGCGATAAAGGGCGCCTCCAACCGTCCGCTGAAATCCATTTCGGATATGCTGAAAGGAAAGCAGGGACGTTTCCGCCAAAACCTGCTCGGAAAACGTGTTGACTATTCCGGTCGCTCGGTTATTGTTGTCGGTCCAGAATTAAAACTTTGGCAATGCGGACTTCCCACCAAAATGGCGCTTGAATTGTTTAAGCCCTTTATTATGAAAAAATTAGTGGAAAAAGAGATTGTTTCCAATATTAAAAAGGCAAAAATTCTGGTTGAGCAAGAATCTCCGAAGGTATTTAACGTACTGGATGAGGTTGTCAGCGAGCATCCGGTTATGCTTAACCGCGCTCCTACCTTGCACCGGCTCGGAATTCAAGCGTTTGAACCCGTGTTAGTAGAAGGAAAAGCGATTAAGCTGCATCCGCTTGTATGTAAGCCGTTTAATGCCGACTTTGACGGGGACCAGATGGCTATTCACGTGCCACTTACGCAGGCAGCGCAAATGGAATGCTGGACGCTCATGCTTTCCAGCAGAAACCTGCTTGACCCCGCGAACGGAAAAACAATTGTTTATCCGTCGCAGGACATGGTTTTAGGTTTGTTTTATCTGACCAAAGCACATAATTTAAAAGAAGGCGAGCTGCCGCGAAGATTTTCATCGGTTGATGAGGTTATGATGGCTGCGGAAAACGGTGTAATTGGCTGGCAACAACAAATTCAAGTTAGATACAAAAAATGCAATAATGAACTTGTTACCACCACTCCCGGTCGTCTTGTTTTTAATGAAGAAATGCCTGAGGAGATCCCTTTTGTAAATGATCTCCTTGATGATAAAAGAATTAGAAGCCTTATTGAAACAGTGTTTGCAAAACAGGGCTCATGGCTTGCAGTGCAAATGCTTGATAAATTAAAATCCGTCGGTTATAAATACGCAACATTCTTCGGTGCAACATTGAGTATGGATGATATTATTATCCCCGATCAAAAAACCGAAATGCTTGAAAAGGCAAACAAAGAAGTTCTTTCTATTTATAACCAATATCGAGGCGGTCATATTACTCAGGAAGAGCGGTATAACCGTGTTGTTGAGGTTTGGTCAAAAACAAACGAAAAACTGACCGACCTCATGATGGAAACCCTTTCTAATGATAAAGACGGTTTTAACACCATTAATATGATGGTTGCATCGGGCGCGCGAGGAAGTAAGAACCAGGTTCGCCAGCTTGCGGGGATGCGCGGACTTATGGCAAAATCAAACGGTGATATCATTGAGTTGCCCATCCGATCAAACTTTAAAGAAGGTTTGAATGTTATCGAATTCTTTATCTCTACTAACGGAGCGCGAAAAGGTTTGGCTGATACGGCTCTAAAAACCTCAGAAGCAGGTTACCTTACTAGACGCTTGGTTGATATTGCTCAAGATGTGGTAGTAAATGAAGAAGATTGCGGTACCATTAACGGAATTGATTATCGAGCTGTTAAATCCGGTGATGAGATTATCGAATCTCTTGCGGAGCGGATTGTCGGAAAATACACGCTTGAGCGGGTAGTGCACCCGATTACGCATGAACTGCTTATTGACGTCAACGAATACATAACCGATGAAATTGCTGAAAAAATTGAAGAAGCGGGAGTTGAATCTCTAAAGTTACGTACAGTTTTAACCTGCGAATCCAAACATGGAGTGTGCGTAAAATGTTACGGCAGAAACTTGGCACGGAATAAAATCGTTGAAATAGGTGAGGCGGTCGGAATTATTGCCGCACAGTCTATCGGACAGCCGGGAACGCAGCTGACGATGCGTACGTTCCAGGTTGGAGGTACCGCAAGCAGTACAACGGAAGAAAACAGAATTAGCTTTAAATACCCGATTATTGCAAAAGATATTCAGGGAACAAATGTTAAATTGGAAAACGGCTCTATGCTCTTTACACGACGCGGGTACCTTATTTTTGAAAAAGTTTTAGCGGAATATGAACTTGATGAGGGAGCGGAAGCTCTTGTAAAAGATAACGCACGAGTTTTAAAAGGTGATTCGGTGTACAAATCCTCGAATCAAGAAACTGTTTTAGCGGAAATAAACGGTTTTGCGCGAATAATAGATTCAACAATTTATTTAGTAGGAACCGAGCAAAAAGCCGAAATACGAAACGGATCGGAAGTATCAATAAAAATCGGTGGCTATATTCCTGCCGGAGCAACAATTGCGATATTTGATCCGTTTAACGATCCTATTTTGGCAGAACAGGACGGCTTTGTCCGCTATGAGGATATTATTCCGGGCTCAACCGTATCTGAAGATATAAACGAAGAAACCGGTGTTATTGAACGCCATATTACTGAGCTCAAAACGGATACCCAGTTGCAGCCTCGAGTATTTATTTCAGATGAATCCGGAAACGCGCTCGGGTTTTACTATTTACCCGGTGGTGCGCAGCTCATGGTTGAAGAAGGTAAGCAAATTAAAGCGGGTTCGGTTATTGCAAGGATTGCAAAGGCCGCGGTAAAAACCTTGGACATAACCGGTGGTTTGCCACGGGTTTCCGAATTGTTTGAAGCAAGAAGACCGAAAAACCCTGCCGTTTTGGCACAGGTAAGCGGTACTGTTGCTTTTAAGGGCTTACTGAAAGGTAAGCGCATAATAATCGTGCGCGATTACTACGGAAAGGACTACAAGCATTTTGTACCGATGGGAAAACGTCTTTTGGTACGGGACGGCGATACGGTTGAAGCCGGAGAGCGACTCTGCGACGGGAATCTTGACCCGCACGACATTTTGGCAATTTTAGGCGAGAATGCGCTGCAAAACTATTTGATGAACGAAATCAGAGACGTATACCGCGTTCAGGGAGTATCGATTAACGACAAACATATCGGTATTATCGTGCGGCAAATGTTGCGCAAAATCGAAGTTGTCTCCGTAGGCGATACTCGGTTTATTTATGAGCAGCAAGTTGATAAATACCGATTCCATGAAGAAAACAAACGTGTACAAGCGGAAGGCGGTCAATCTGCGGTTGCTCGCCCTATGTTCCAAGGTATTACAAAAGCAGCACTCAATATTGATTCCTTTATTTCCGCCGCCTCATTCCAGGAAACAAATAAGGTTCTTACCAATGCGGCAATTGCGGGGGCGGTTGACAATCTGCGCGGATTAAAAGAGAATGTTATTATCGGACATCCGATTCCGGCAGGGACAGGGATGAAGCAATATAGGAGCATTAAGCTTTTCGATAAAAACAAAAGCGACTTGGATCTCCAAATGGAAGAAATTATCAAGCGAAGAAAGCTTGAAGAAGAAGCACTTGCACAAATGTCTGCGTCGAATATTGATTTTGATTCGGATAACGAAGCAGACGCTGATTCCGACTTTGATGATGAAAAAAACAACGAGTAA
- the rplL gene encoding 50S ribosomal protein L7/L12 produces MAALTNEQIIEAIKEKTILELSELIKAMEEEFGVTAAAPVAVVAGGAGAGAAAAEEQTEFTVTLKALADPGKKIAVIKEVRNVVAGLGLKEAKELVEGAPKPLKENVSKEEAEKIKEAMTAAGAVIEIA; encoded by the coding sequence ATGGCGGCATTAACAAATGAACAAATTATTGAGGCAATTAAGGAAAAAACAATCCTTGAGCTTTCGGAACTCATCAAGGCGATGGAAGAAGAATTCGGTGTAACTGCAGCTGCGCCGGTAGCTGTTGTTGCAGGTGGTGCCGGTGCCGGTGCTGCAGCCGCTGAAGAGCAAACCGAATTTACGGTAACGCTTAAAGCACTTGCCGATCCCGGAAAGAAAATTGCGGTTATCAAAGAAGTGCGCAACGTTGTTGCAGGACTCGGCTTGAAAGAAGCAAAAGAGCTTGTTGAAGGCGCACCGAAACCGTTGAAAGAAAACGTGTCCAAAGAAGAAGCTGAAAAGATTAAGGAAGCTATGACTGCTGCCGGAGCTGTCATCGAAATTGCTTAA
- the rpoB gene encoding DNA-directed RNA polymerase subunit beta: protein MPAKNRKIKRTYIGKNIQNFMELPDLIDIQLKSYDTFLHCGNSANKAENPDDNTISSEETGLEDVFRTTFPIESPTGDMTLEYQSYTLDEKEIKFSEIECKQKGLTYAIPLKVQVDLRFNETGEIRRKDIYLGDIPKMTERGTFIINGAERVVVSQIHRSPGVIFSKEKGIFSSRIIPYRGSWLEFEIDQKKDLIYAKLDKKKRILGTIFLRAVGYSSREEIIDAFYKTENVEVLPDRAEHEHLVGKILAKSVIVKDEEGEERKLYKAGEKVHPHVIDDLLQNNVGEISVINFEAEGSLNSPVIINCFEREEMKYLDSSEGDDISKETALSVVYTALKPGDPMTVEAAEKDLQTMFFSARRYDLGRVGRYKLNKKFDYQPPLKECTLVVEDIINTMKYLIQVYDGDESVDDIDHLGNRRIRSVGELLTNILKSAFLRMERIAKERMSAKELETIKPQDLISIKPIVIALKDFFGGSQLSQFMDQVNPLAELTHKRRLNALGPGGLSRDRAGFEVRDVHYTHYGRMCPIETPEGPNIGLIVSMANYTRVNEYGFLEAPYVKVKDGVVTREVEYLDAMDEDRYYIGQDSIAVNADGTISIDQISCRHQGDYTTRSPKDIQYMDVSPKQIISVSASLIPFLEHDDANRALMGSNMQRQGVPLVFPEPPRVGTGMEGKCAYDSGVLIKAKEAGTVVYTSSDKIIVKPKGAKSDDENMEYRLLKYQRTNQDTCYHQRPIVSVGDTVEVGDALADGPATYHGELALGRNILVGFVPWNGYNYEDAILISRRVIKEDMFTSVHIKEFSTEVRETKLGAERMTSDIPNRSEKSLDNLDSEGIIRIGAKVRSGDILIGKITPKSESETTPEFKLLNSIFGEKAKDVRDSSLRVPHGVEGTVIDVQRLKRSEGDDLSPGVSEVVKVLIATKRKLREGDKMAGRHGNKGIVARILPEEDMPYLDDGTPLDICLNPLGVPSRMNIGQILESELGLAGLRLDEWYESPVFQSPTNEQIEEKLKEAGFPANSKVMLRDGRTGNYFQNPVFVGVIYFMKLAHLVDDKMHARSTGPYSLVTQQPLGGKAQFGGQRLGEMEVWALEAYGAANTLQELLTIKSDDMHGRSKIYEAIVKGEASSPAGIPEAFNVLVQELRGLALDFTIYDAKGKQIPLTERDEEIINKIGSKF, encoded by the coding sequence ATGCCTGCAAAAAATCGTAAAATCAAACGAACGTACATCGGAAAAAACATCCAAAATTTTATGGAGCTTCCGGATCTTATCGATATTCAACTAAAATCATATGATACCTTTTTACACTGTGGAAATTCCGCAAATAAAGCCGAAAATCCCGACGACAACACTATCTCTTCGGAAGAAACCGGACTTGAGGATGTGTTTAGAACAACCTTTCCGATAGAAAGCCCAACCGGCGATATGACGCTTGAATATCAATCGTATACGCTTGATGAAAAAGAGATTAAATTCTCTGAAATTGAATGTAAACAAAAAGGATTAACCTATGCAATTCCTTTAAAAGTGCAGGTTGACCTTCGGTTTAACGAAACGGGAGAGATTCGCCGAAAGGATATTTATCTTGGCGATATTCCTAAAATGACCGAGCGCGGCACCTTTATTATTAACGGTGCCGAACGTGTAGTTGTTTCTCAAATACATCGATCGCCCGGTGTTATCTTTTCAAAAGAAAAAGGAATTTTTTCAAGCAGAATTATTCCTTATCGAGGAAGCTGGCTTGAGTTTGAAATTGACCAAAAAAAAGATCTTATTTATGCAAAACTTGACAAGAAAAAGCGCATATTAGGGACAATTTTTTTGCGTGCGGTTGGTTACTCTTCTCGTGAAGAAATTATCGATGCTTTTTATAAAACAGAAAATGTAGAAGTTTTGCCGGATCGCGCAGAGCATGAGCATCTGGTAGGAAAAATACTTGCAAAGTCCGTTATTGTAAAGGATGAAGAAGGGGAAGAGCGAAAACTCTATAAAGCGGGTGAAAAAGTGCATCCGCACGTTATTGATGATTTACTGCAAAACAACGTTGGTGAAATTTCCGTTATAAACTTTGAGGCGGAAGGCTCGTTAAACTCTCCGGTTATTATTAACTGTTTTGAGCGGGAAGAAATGAAATACCTTGACTCAAGTGAAGGAGATGATATTTCCAAAGAAACAGCCCTTTCCGTTGTCTATACCGCCTTAAAGCCGGGAGATCCGATGACCGTTGAAGCTGCGGAAAAAGATTTACAAACAATGTTTTTCTCCGCACGCCGGTATGACCTCGGACGGGTAGGGCGCTATAAGCTTAATAAAAAATTTGACTATCAGCCTCCGCTAAAAGAGTGTACCCTTGTGGTGGAAGATATTATTAACACGATGAAGTATCTTATCCAAGTGTATGACGGAGATGAGTCTGTTGACGATATTGACCATTTGGGGAATCGCCGTATTCGCTCTGTCGGAGAACTTTTAACTAATATCTTGAAGTCCGCTTTTTTACGCATGGAACGAATTGCAAAAGAAAGGATGAGTGCAAAAGAGCTTGAAACAATAAAGCCGCAGGATTTAATTTCCATTAAGCCTATTGTCATCGCATTAAAGGATTTTTTCGGCGGCAGTCAACTCTCTCAGTTTATGGATCAGGTAAACCCGCTTGCGGAACTTACTCATAAAAGACGTTTGAACGCTTTGGGACCGGGTGGTTTATCACGGGATCGTGCAGGATTTGAAGTGCGAGACGTTCATTATACGCATTACGGAAGAATGTGCCCGATTGAAACTCCCGAAGGCCCAAATATCGGGCTCATTGTTTCGATGGCAAACTATACGCGGGTAAATGAATACGGATTTTTGGAAGCCCCCTATGTAAAGGTTAAAGACGGAGTTGTTACGCGTGAGGTTGAATATCTTGATGCAATGGATGAGGATCGGTATTACATTGGACAGGACTCAATCGCGGTAAATGCGGACGGTACTATTTCCATTGATCAAATTTCTTGCCGGCATCAGGGAGATTACACCACGAGAAGCCCGAAAGATATACAGTACATGGACGTTTCTCCTAAGCAAATAATCTCCGTTTCCGCTTCGCTTATTCCCTTTTTGGAACACGATGACGCAAACCGTGCATTGATGGGCTCAAACATGCAGCGGCAGGGAGTTCCCTTAGTTTTCCCCGAGCCTCCTCGAGTAGGTACCGGAATGGAAGGAAAGTGTGCGTATGATTCCGGGGTACTCATCAAAGCAAAAGAAGCAGGAACCGTTGTGTATACCTCTTCGGATAAAATTATTGTAAAACCGAAGGGGGCAAAATCTGATGACGAGAACATGGAATACCGCTTGCTGAAATATCAGCGTACCAATCAGGATACCTGCTACCACCAAAGACCGATTGTTTCGGTCGGCGATACGGTTGAAGTCGGCGATGCTTTGGCTGACGGGCCGGCAACGTATCACGGAGAATTAGCACTTGGCAGAAATATTCTTGTAGGCTTTGTGCCGTGGAACGGTTATAACTATGAAGACGCTATTCTTATTTCCCGCCGTGTTATAAAAGAAGATATGTTCACCTCGGTTCATATTAAAGAATTTTCTACCGAAGTGCGCGAAACAAAACTCGGTGCGGAACGTATGACCAGCGATATACCAAATAGGTCCGAAAAGAGTTTGGATAATCTTGATTCTGAAGGTATTATCCGCATTGGTGCAAAGGTTCGCTCAGGTGATATCTTAATCGGAAAAATAACTCCGAAAAGCGAGTCCGAAACCACACCCGAATTCAAGTTGCTTAACTCAATCTTCGGTGAAAAAGCAAAAGACGTACGCGATTCTTCGCTGCGAGTGCCGCACGGTGTTGAAGGCACGGTTATTGACGTACAGCGATTAAAGCGATCCGAAGGGGATGATTTAAGTCCCGGCGTTTCGGAAGTAGTGAAAGTCCTTATTGCAACAAAACGAAAATTGCGAGAAGGGGATAAGATGGCAGGACGGCACGGAAACAAGGGTATTGTTGCCCGAATCCTTCCCGAAGAAGATATGCCCTATCTTGATGACGGCACCCCGCTTGATATTTGTTTGAATCCGCTCGGTGTTCCTTCCCGTATGAATATCGGACAAATCTTGGAATCGGAGCTTGGACTTGCGGGCTTGCGCCTTGATGAATGGTATGAATCGCCGGTATTCCAGTCGCCGACTAATGAGCAAATTGAAGAAAAACTGAAAGAGGCGGGATTCCCCGCAAACTCTAAGGTGATGCTGAGGGACGGGCGAACCGGGAATTACTTCCAAAACCCGGTATTTGTGGGCGTTATTTACTTTATGAAACTTGCACACCTTGTTGATGACAAAATGCACGCCCGTTCAACCGGACCGTATTCTCTTGTAACGCAGCAGCCGCTCGGCGGAAAGGCTCAGTTCGGCGGTCAGCGTCTCGGTGAAATGGAAGTATGGGCGCTTGAGGCATACGGAGCGGCAAACACGCTTCAGGAACTCCTCACGATAAAATCGGATGATATGCACGGGCGGTCAAAAATATACGAAGCAATTGTAAAAGGCGAAGCATCATCTCCGGCAGGAATCCCCGAAGCGTTCAATGTTTTGGTACAAGAACTGCGCGGCCTCGCTCTTGACTTTACTATCTATGATGCAAAAGGAAAACAGATCCCCTTAACAGAACGAGATGAAGAGATAATTAACAAAATCGGATCAAAATTTTAA